The Streptomyces sp. NBC_00483 genome contains the following window.
GGGTTTCCCCGTGCTGGTTGTACGGGGCTCCCCCGCTCCGCGCACGGCTTTACACTGCATTCTTCCGGGGGACGACCCCCGGACCCCCAGCAGGAAAACCCCGGAACCGCCCGAGCTTGAACCTCACCAGGAAAACGCTTTAGGAAACGTTGACTCCGAAGTCTAGAGCGATGCCCCGGAGCCCGGACGCGTACCCCTGGCCGACTGCCCGGAACTTCCACTCTCCTCCGTATCGGTACACCTCGCCAAAGATCATGGCAGTTTCGGTGGATGCGTCCTCAGAGAGGTCATAACGGGCGAGCTCCTGGCCGTCCGCCTGGTTCACGACACGGATGAACGCGTTGCTGACCTGGCCGAAGGTCTGGCCGCGGTTGTCCGCGTCATGGATGGAGACCGGGAAAATGATCTTGTCGCAGTCGGCCGGCACCTTGGAGAGGTCGACCAGGACCGACTCGTCGTCGCCCTCGCCCTCACCGGTGAGGTTGTCCCCCGTGTGCTCGACCGAACCGTCGGGGCTCTTGAGCTGGTTGTAGAAGATGAACCACTCGTCACCCATGACCCGGCCACCGCTGCAGAGCAGTGCGCTGGCGTCGAGGTCGAAGTCGGCTCCGGTGGTGGAGCGCGCGTCCCATCCGAGCCCGACCAGGATCTGTGTGAGGTTGGGTGCGGCC
Protein-coding sequences here:
- a CDS encoding TerD family protein, translating into MGVTLAKGGNVSLSKAAPNLTQILVGLGWDARSTTGADFDLDASALLCSGGRVMGDEWFIFYNQLKSPDGSVEHTGDNLTGEGEGDDESVLVDLSKVPADCDKIIFPVSIHDADNRGQTFGQVSNAFIRVVNQADGQELARYDLSEDASTETAMIFGEVYRYGGEWKFRAVGQGYASGLRGIALDFGVNVS